A single genomic interval of Gemmatimonadota bacterium harbors:
- a CDS encoding glycosyltransferase family 2 protein, protein MNPPEPHVTIVIVNYGRVVDSLVCLESLARVTYPRFSIVVVDNGSNDGSTDAIERWSGRKIPVELIRNDINLGFARGSNQGMLHALTANTDYVFLLNNDTVVEPDVLELLVATAEQSDDIGMVGPKIYQYGKENILDSAGTRTIPWLAQGFLLGHGKVDRGQYDNPGEMPYVTGTALLVKRTVLEKIGLMDEDYFCYFEDFDWGMKAREAGYRLLLAPGAVVHHRGSRTAGFGSPFYMQHMVRSRIVFARKHIPRLLFVCAFIPYLFLYRYLRPAAILIFHRRWVHLDALHRGIREGFVFPINSRI, encoded by the coding sequence ATGAATCCTCCCGAGCCCCACGTAACGATCGTCATAGTCAACTACGGCCGCGTAGTGGATTCGCTGGTGTGCCTGGAATCCCTGGCGCGAGTGACCTACCCAAGATTCTCAATCGTTGTCGTGGATAATGGATCAAACGACGGGTCAACGGACGCCATCGAGCGATGGAGCGGCCGGAAGATTCCGGTCGAACTCATCCGCAACGATATAAACCTGGGATTCGCTCGTGGCAGTAACCAGGGTATGCTCCACGCACTTACAGCGAACACAGACTACGTGTTCCTGCTGAACAACGACACGGTCGTGGAGCCCGATGTACTGGAATTACTCGTCGCAACGGCGGAACAATCCGATGATATCGGCATGGTGGGTCCTAAGATCTACCAGTACGGAAAGGAAAACATTCTCGACTCGGCCGGTACGCGAACGATACCCTGGCTGGCGCAGGGGTTTCTTCTGGGTCACGGAAAAGTGGACCGCGGCCAGTACGATAATCCCGGCGAAATGCCCTACGTTACGGGAACGGCGCTCCTCGTCAAGCGCACCGTCCTGGAGAAGATCGGACTAATGGATGAGGACTATTTTTGCTATTTCGAAGACTTCGACTGGGGAATGAAGGCGCGGGAGGCCGGTTACAGACTGCTTTTAGCTCCAGGAGCCGTTGTCCACCACAGGGGGTCGCGAACAGCCGGTTTCGGTAGTCCTTTCTATATGCAACACATGGTGCGCAGCAGGATTGTGTTCGCAAGGAAACACATTCCGCGTCTGCTGTTTGTATGCGCGTTTATACCTTACCTTTTTCTGTATCGTTATCTTCGGCCGGCGGCTATTTTGATCTTCCATCGCAGGTGGGTCCACCTGGATGCGCTCCATCGAGGGATCCGGGAAGGGTTCGTCTTTCCGATCAACTCGAGAATTTGA